Genomic window (Takifugu rubripes chromosome 1, fTakRub1.2, whole genome shotgun sequence):
GTGGTTGGCCACGGGCTTGAAAACGGTAGTGATGgctctctccagctgctgcgACAGACGTGGACACTTGGTGCACTCTTTAATCTGCATTCTGACACAAAACCAAATCATCGTATTAAAGAAAGATGAgatttctccattttcctctgacTAACAAGGACAAAACCACAAGTCTCAGCTCGAGTATGTCCAACAAAACTTGCCAGTTATGTGATAAATTTTCTGAGGAAGCGTAAAAAGGTCTGGACCGGTGCATCACCAAGTCTGCCATGATGCAGGGACATTTGTCAGCTGTCATCCAACTGGGCGATTACGCAACAGCGGCGCAGCGCTTCCCTGTCGGGGTGGAAACCGTGCGCGACTGGACCGAGCTCAACCTGTTAAACGATGAGTGGCATCGGGAAAGGTCGCAGGAAGGTGACGCTCTTGTGCCAGTCGCTGTCGCCGCTGCGGCGGCTCTTAATGATGCCGCGGCTGTCGCGCAGACGGCCTCGCACACGCCGCGGCCAACTGCCGTGGTTGCGTTTGCCTTTATTTCTATCGCGGCGGTGCCTCTGCCACTGTGATGCGGTTGCTATAGCAATACCCTCCACTAACTAGCTGTGGAAAAAGAGATTCCGACGATAGAGGGAAAAACGCATCTCAAAGGGCAGCATGGATTCGAGTGTTTTGTGTACTCTTCACATTTTGTTTACATCACTCAAAAGGATTTCTGTGTCCCAAAGGTGAAACAAATAAACACGGCAGCCGTTTTGGAAAACACCTGAAACAAAAAGCTGCCTGCGACAGGATGCCTGCGTGGCCAGCGCACTCAACGTTTACTTACTTCTTCAGCTTCATGTAGTTGTCGTTGACGACCGGCGTGCATTCGGCCCTGTGCACCACCGTCCCCTCCAGACTGAGAGCATCTACAGGAAAGACAATGAGTCAGCATCACGATTAAGGCTCATTTAGACGTGACAACACACAAGGCCAAATTTTGGTTTCAATAAATGCCAAAAAAGTGTGACTTAACTGACTGCCAACAAAATATTTTCTTACCTCCCATAAATCAACTGCCAGATTTCAAACTGTAATTGttttttggtgattttgtaAAGGAAGGAGGACGTTTTAATCTTATAAGGAGCTTTCAGCAGCCATTTAGAGTCCAGACCCTCCACCTTTTCCTCCCTGGAGACTCCTTGTTCTGCACCCGTCCTATAAACAGCTTCcttgtttgccttttttttttcccccggttGAAAAATTGGAATTGTGCAGGAAATGGAGTCCAGTTGGTGCGCGTTGGCGTCCTATTGGCAACATTTGGCTCATTGTGCGTTGTTGTGAAATTTggctttgtttgtgttgtggATACATTAAAAGGTCTGAGAAAGAGCTACATTTCACACCCACCACTTTGGCgagcagagaaaaacaatctAAAAAGATACGATGGCAAGAGCTCGTGTAAAATCACCAAAGTGGTAGTTAATTATCCGAGAGACAGCCGGTTGTTCCTCTTAAGCTCCATTCATACAGGGCAAACTTCAacttccatttttttcccctcttaacCGCAATTAGTAGCCAACGTGTCTAAAAATGTCAGCAGGCTTCTCTTTAAAACGCCAATATACTCAGCATTAACCAAAGCTGAACAAGTGCAGGTGCAAAAGCCATAGTAACCATAGTAACCATAGTAACATGCCTCCTGACATCACATGTCGTCACATCAGGAGTCCATCTTCCCTCTTGAGCGACGGACACGCGTTGATCTCTTCCTCTCCAACAAATGGAGGCAATTATGCCCATTTAGTGGCTGGGGAGTAAAAAACGCCCACACACCAGAAgcaggcgtgcacgtgtgatCTTGACGGCTAGAATATCCGAGACCgaccttcctgctgctgggtcaAGACCGTGAAGATAAGGACTGGTGCCCGCCATCTTGCAGACATCCAGATGCACGTAGGCGAGCACAATCAGCGCGGCGTGCACGGCTCCTCTGTGAGGCGGATTCGTACGCGAGGTAAACATCACGTCTGCGAACCGAGGACGGTGTTCCGGGTGGTTGAAGATGGAATCTGACGTTCAGGAGATGATGTGGAAGGTGCGTAAATGTAGCGGCAGAGGCAGATTAAGCGTGAGGAGGTCTCTCATCCACCTCCCCGTCTGCTCCGAGGCCCTCTCCCTCCCAGCTCTGACCACCAGCACCGCAACACAGCCACAAGCCCAGCGCACGTTGGCTCGCTGGGCTGGTGAGAATAAATTCAGAAAATAAATCCTGCTTCCCTACAACATCTCACCTGAAGAGTTTTCTGCCCAAGGTCTTCAGAACCTTCAAGTCCTCTCATATTTCCTCACCACCTGAATCACCCTTTGCCCGTGTTTCTGTTTACGCGCGCGTGACCCTCGCTCCTCCGTCCCTCGCTCAGAATCTCCTTCGGAAACAAAGATCCCGGCTGAGCTCTGACTGCCGCTTGTTTTCCTCCTGAAATTTCAGTGCCCGGTGGAAAAACTGTGGTGAAAAATGAGTGATAAACACTTCCTGACGTGACGGAAGTTTGATAAGAGAAATTTCCAACGGTCTcagtttgtatttaaaaatggaATCCGGGGTTGTTGCAAGAGAGATACCACTGACAAGCTAAAGAGCGTTAGCGACAGACACAGAACCGGTTCTCTTTATGTTCTCCATTCATACCGAATGCTCTGGCTTCTTCCACCTGATCAGACTGGAGCCGCATAATCGTGCGAGGTGAAGAGAGTTCACCAGTTGGATTACTGTGTCATAATGTTTATTAATGTCCCAACAAGGAACGTTAATCTATACTACCAAAGTCTTCCCACCAGCAGGCAGTATATCTCCACCCACTCAAACAGGGATTAGCAACCAATCATAATGGTTCACCTTTCCATAAACCATCACAGAAGTAACTAGGCAACACTGACGACACGGCGTCAGGCATGAAAATCAAAAATGCTACACAGCAGGAGACCCAGTGCCTTGATATGGAAAAAAAGGTCCCGGCCCATAAGGGTTAATCATATGGATGCTATAAAAAGCATAGATGCTGGTGAACCCTCCCACTGCAGCATAAATAGTCAATTAAGATTTATTCATTCCAGCTAAAACCAGCTGAGTTTAGTCTTTATCTTCACACGTCATAAACAGGATTAAGAATTTTATTGACCTGGTTTCGGGATGCGAGTTAAGCTATTCTGAACCAAATGTGGGAGCTGCTGCGGCGTTTTCATGACAAGCGCACAACTGCAGCCTCAGAAATGGAAGCAAATTCATTCTTCTCCCCCTCTTCACAGGCACACGTTCAGTCACATGACAACACGGAAGCGGCTGCAGATCGAGGGTGACGTCACCGATCAAATCTCCAAATGTAATTTTCCATTAGAGTTTATCTTCCAAGCCCAGAGGCTTCCTCATTTAGAACCTGTAATGGTCCCTTTAATCAACTCTGAGGTGATTTTCCACTGTGCCATCTgtgcacaggacacaggtgaCCAGCGTCCACATGGCGCCGCTGATGGTTTGGTGGGTTAAAATGCTTATATCTGAACTATAGGCTGTTCTAAGGAGCTACACTCACCTAGGAGTGTAGACAGTCTATTCAACTAACCTAACGCCTTCTCAGACGACAACGTTAGATTTAAGTTTAGAAATTCGTTTAATTTCAGCCCGATAATTCGGCATTATTCTTCCCGTGTAACAGCAGTGCTCCACTGAAACACAGTTATTTGTATAATTACagtgtgtaaaaataaaatccagtaTTAATCCGCCCGATGTGTCGCGTGAATCTCCAGCACATCGAccgatggatggataatggataaAGCAGGATGACTGACAGCTCTGAGCTCACACAAGACCCTATTTTAAGTGGTTGCCATGCCACCCTCACAGCAGTCACCGACTCCATGTTACACCACAAGCTCTTAGAACAGCTGTATGAATAATTCAGACATTTCAGGGGGACGGGGAGTCTGTTCAAGCTAAATTTTTAACTTGACTCCAACTTTTAACTAAAAGGTCCTCTGTTAAGTGAGATCCAGCTGCCCTGAGAAACAGTTTTGGCTCATTTTGAAGATAAGTGGCCCCGATGAGCCTGTTTTAATCAACAAGCGGAGgctaaaaaaaacaggtcaaaCCTCCCACAATCCCCTCTGCTGCATCTTGGCCTCGTTTGCAATTCCAATTGACTGCCGTTGATGACGACGCTGCTAATCACTTATGATTAGGTGATGCTGCGTGGATGGAGGGAGCCATCAGtgctggatcacctccagaaaCACGAGCGCACGTGTTTCCGGAACCCACGCAGGCTTTTTAAAACCCTCACATCAGTTCTGGGGCGCTGTCGATCAGCTCGCTTCTATCTGCAGACCCGGCTCGAGGACACCAAGAAAAACCTGTTGaacaaaagcactttaaaaacaatCTTTAAATTCCTATTTTCTTTAGGCCGATGTCGTCTCTGCAGACTCGGCTCAAGCTTGAAGCCGAGATTCCACATTAAAGCCGCGCTGACGCATTCACACAGCCATAGCTGGAAACACCAGCATGTTTGAGAAAATCACTACTTCAATGTCTGAATTATACATGTGGAGAGACAGCGGCGCTATAACTCCAAATGTCAGCTCCGATAGAGAACGAGGCCTCTGTTAAAACATCTCCACACCTCCGGCTCACCTGTATTTATTCAGTATTTTCCCCTCTGAATCTGAGAAGCGTGCCATAATCAGATTAGTTGGAATAAGAGTGCAGCTTCAGTGATCTTTAAACAGATTCCATGTCACATGTAGGGCTGCGGACACAGATGGATTCGGCTGCAAAAGGGAGTTTCATGTTCAGACTCGCACAAACAAGGAGATTCTCGCTGCAAGAATTGTGCTAGCAACCCCCTCCAtctggtgcgtgtgtgtttaatttcTGGCTAGTGTTAGTATTTTCTTAATTATCATATAAAAAAGGTGTAAAAGAGCAAGATGACTGAGTGTTTATTCTGTTTCtgccttctctctccctctctcctcgcTGCACGCCGCTGTCAacggaagagagagagaggaagagagagaggagagagagagagagagagaggagagagagagagagagagagagagagagagagagagagagagagagagagagagagagagagagagaggagggacatCGAGCGGCACAGAAAGCCCGACAGTTTTCAGCTTCCACTTCACACTCGCTGCTCTGCCAGACAACATTTCCCATCCACATCAGACACTCTAAAACTCTTCATACCGCGGCTGACGAGACCTTTAAATTCTGTCAGCGGTAGCTCAGCTTGACATAGCTGCAGCacgaaaggagagaaagagtcTCTTTGTTTGTACAGCAGAGAGGCACCAGGTCTGCGGAGGCTGGGTCAAGGCTGGAAAGGGGCGTCCGGACAATGGAATGGAACCTTGGAAGGATGGAAAGTGAACTGAGGCACATCAACCCAGACCTGCTGCAGCCCAGCAAGAGTTTTAAGAAGCCTTCTTCCGGCACAATTACGATTAACGTTGGAGGCTTCCTGTACACAGCGCACCGGACCACCCTCGCAAAGCACCAGGGTTCCTTTCTGGAAGAGCTGGCCAATGGGAAGAAGCCGGTGCAGCACACCGACTCCATGGGCAACCCGTTTATCGACAGAGACGGGCCGGTTTTTCGCCACGTGCTCAACTACCTCAGAACCGGTGAGCTCCAGCTGCCCGATGACTTCCGGGAGGCAGGGCTGCTGCGACGCGAGGCCGATTTTTACCGTCTGAGTGAACTGGTGGAAGCTGTGGCGGAGTGGGAAAGCCTGAGGGCGGCCCAGAGGGAGACGGCCTTCCTGGAGATGACGGATAGTCACGAGAGGTCCCAAGGCCTCAAAGTCTACTGCAGCGACCCCGTCTTCCTCGATAAGGTCAAAGCCCGCCTTGTGCAGATATCCAAGAGCCGCCTGGACGGCTTCCCAGAAGAATTCGAGGTGTCCTCCAATGTGATCCAGTTCCGACATTTCATCAAATCAGAGCCGGGCTCACGTCTGGTGCTGAAGGAGGACAGCACGTTCCTGTGCACGCTTGACTGTCTGAAACTAGAGACGGTGATGCTAGCACTGAGATCCGGCTTTAAGATGGTCACCAGCCTCGACAGCAGCAAAGGCTCGGTGGTGGCAGCCGAGGCCCTGCACTTCATCAAGTAggctggagccagaggaggaggaggggggacgaCAAGAACAGGGGCGCCTTTATTCTCCACTAATGTAAGACTTTGGCTTGAAGATCTTGTAACATCAGCTCAGCTAAAAATGTGTCATTATGTGGAAGAACGGGTGGGTTTGAGTCTTACACACAAGGCCGGCGTAAAAATTCTGAATTATGTTCCGAGGTCGAGGTGAGACTTTGCAATTTAACAGTATTTATTCAAACACACCTTGTCCGCAGCCACGCCGATTTAAACCAACCAGGCCAACTTGTCACTTACAACGTCtcgatgttttttttgtttagatAACGTGCAGAACACACCGTTCTGTaacgtgaaaaagaaaaaaaaaggaatcaacTCTCAGCACCAACAGTGGATTTTTCTCTCTAAACAGTCCAGTTCTGCTGTTTTGTCCACAGCTGCAAAAGCCTACAAAATCCAGCTGTGGTACCCTGCTGTGCCATTCAGCTTTTACtatagcctgtgtgtgtgtttgggtgtgtgcgagtgtgtgtctgtggcaaTACACTGCGTGTGCTGTGTGTAGTTGGTTCAATAGCTTGTCTTTATTAGCCTcggtctaaaaaaaaaaaaagtgtgcatTTTGTTGTGAGCAAACAATCCCGATCAGTTTGGACTCATCACAGTGTTACCGGGATCATAACAACATGATGACTTTAAGTGCAAAGAACTGTGATTATTGTAAGGGCTTTGAATTTAGCACGATGCATGCGCACTTAATCCTGTGAGTGGTGTGTTTATTAGTGTTGTGAGCCCCTGTGAAGCCAGTGCCACAACAATGCCAATTTTCTTTATTGAATGTgattattttacaaataaaaagTGACCCTGAAACACGTTGAACAATATCTTTAGCCACCGTGTCACATGCACAACCAAACACATCTATAGGAGCAACCATTCAATCTGAGCCACACGTACGCTAACTTATCAGCACGGCGCTTTAGACGAGCAACTGTCAGTGTTTGCGTTCCAGAATCTTCTGGTCAGTCGCGAACACCCACTGAACATTTGTCTGGCAATGTAATAATTCTGTTACACTCGTCCtcacatttgtttgttgttgtttatacATCAGGCTTTATTTCCAGTGTAACCATACCTGGGACTATAGAATTGGAATCGTATAATACGCTCAAAGGCAACATCTGAATCAAAAGGTGTGACTAAATATTGGGTTAAAAAGGTACGaccagagagggagcagcaaaACCTGAAACATTTTCTGACTTGGGCCTAATTAGTCATAAATCAACATTATTTATCAAACTGGGAATTCATCTGAGCGACGCATGTCTTCAGCGAGGCGGGTCGGTCCGGGTCAACGTGCGCAGCAACGGCAGCCGAGGGAGCGTCGTTTCCCTGCCAACATTCTGCTGGTATCTGACCTGGTGACAGTGGCTCTGCAGATTCCAACACACTGGCAGGAGCCGTCATTATAAAGTCAATAACTTTGGAgagatgacatttaaaataGCAACTAAAATGTTTTGTATGTTTGACTGAAGTTCTCAGTTTTCTTCATGTGACACAGTGGGCCATCTCTAAgatttttaacccccccccccagctttatTTACCTTAATACCATTTAATAATTGTGTAACAGGCCTTGTTTAGTGTTCGTTTTTATGCTACCTTACCCTCAGTTATCCAGGCTCACTgccaacaacaacctgcagaaGCCTCCAATGTGCAAACATATAAGGCCTCTAAAAATACTGAAAAAGGAAACGAACCTGTAGTAAATAAAAACCAACCATGGGGCCAAATATCACTGCCACTATGGGATGTGCATATATTGATAGATTCATGATTGATCAGATTACTGATCTGACTAACCAGCCATAGAACtagcagcaggaacaggagaTGTGGATTATGTGCACTGTTCCGTCTGCCTCTTGCTGGTTTTGTTCCTGCACTTGACCTTCCAAAAGAGCAGTCACTCTATAACTCGGTGTTCCTGGTGGCGACGGCCACGCAGACGTGCGGAGAGACGAGACGTCATCGCCGTTGCCAAATGGAGCGGATGAAACCTGGGAGAGTACCGGGATCacgaaagcagcagcagccacacaaaCCGTGTGGCTAAATTGACCGTGACATGACTCACTTGACCCGACCCACTTCCTGACAACCTTTGAATCCCGCCAGATGGCAGCAAGATGGACCCGCGTCAGACATGTGCCACTTCCACGTGCTGCACTTTATCTGGTGTTAGCGTCCGTCTACTATCATCCATCTTTTTCGCGGGGACCGTTTTATCATAAAAGAGGGAGTTTAACGGAGTCTGAAGGGTGACGGCTGCAATTACGGACGAAAAGGCTTCGGTGGTGACTGAAGATTGCGCAATTAAATCATAATTCTTCTGTACAGACGCGCAGCAAAGTGCCAGTGGAAAAGCTCTGAAAAACCGTTGCCTTGACTACCTTTTTATTTACAGAAGACATCAATCAAAAACCTCTCTGTACCTCTAAACGTGCTCCCACCTCCAAGGTGACTGGAGCCGTACGCAGCAGCGGCAGGAGTCGCTGCGCCAGCTGCCGCCGTTTCCAGCGCGACTCGTGTGTCCACGTCCACCTCTGACACGAGCTGCTTCTCACGGTCGTCCCACTCAGCAGCGACGCACGCGTAACTCGCAACAGATACGATCACTTTCAAGGGCTTAACTCATTGACCTCGCCTAGGACAACATCGCTGCAACATCAGACCTCTCCGAACTGCATATTAGCGCCGTGCATTTTTCATGGCAGCCACTGATTTTACTTGTGAGCCGAGCAGAACCTCATCGGAGGGAGAGGTTCAGGCGACAAGGAGAGATTTTAACGGCCGCAAGTCTATAGTTTCAATCATATTACTGttatcagctcatctctgtctTTTCACCTGTTGCCAGGCAAACTGAACTCCTACATCATTCACTCTCATGCTgctttcactcacacacacacacacacacacacacacagacacacacacacaccattactCTGGGGCTGCTCAGCCTGAAAAATGACTCACATATCTGATTTttcattatatatattatatttttaagCGAACCGGGAGAGGCAATAAAAAGAGACAGGGGAGGAGGGAcaatgtgaggaagaggaggatgaagatgaagagaatGGGGAAGGTTAGCAGCCTTCCACTTCAACTCTCCGCTCAAAAGTGAGAATAGCAGCCATTTTTCAGTCACACAAAAAGATGAGACATAGATGCTGAGGGGTGGGGGCACATTTCAATTAAacagaggtgtttttttttacattgcaGGTACAAAAGAACAACATCACTTTTATAACTCAAAATGGGCCAATTTGAGGCATAGAAAACCATAGAAGAATGACCAAATAGCAACTAAGTAACTGCTGTCATCAAAGCAAATTAATGGGCAGTAAATATTTTAGTCAACTTAAATAACAGAAGAGATTggagggaaagagaaagagagaggggagagaaagtgGTGGCTGCACAGAAAGTGGGGGGAACCTTCTCAACACCCCCccaaacagaacagaacatgTTCATGACAGCCAGTGCATCGTGTCCATTCGAGGTTTTAATAATCAGATGAACAAATACGATCAACATTACAGCCCTGAGTCCTTCCGCTCCTTGTTGTCCTGTATAACAGGATTAACAGGACCTCCCCCGGCCCGAAAAGAGCAGAGGTGCTGACAGGCTGGAGTCTCCGGGCATATAAATGCTTCTTATTCAAggttgtgtaaaaaaaaaaaaaaaaaagggaatattCGAAAACCATGACGCATCCCTGTTGACacaaatttttaaaataaatcctgcTGCGGATTCTCAGAGGAAATTCTTTTGTGATCATGGCTCATGCGCTCTCTCACAGGGTTGTGAGTATATGGATGTTGAACACTTATTGAAACATCTATTCTTGCTTTGAAATAGGTCAAACCTAACAGGAAATTTTAACTGCGTATCGGTTTAACCAGACAAGATGCGAAGCGTTACTGGTGCAGGGTCATCCACAGGTTGACAGCAAAATTGGGGCTTAAATTTTGTTCTTTAGTGCCGTTAATCCCTCCTATTGTGTAGTTTTTAGTTTTTGAGTTAACCGATTGTTCCCAAACTGCACCGAggcaacaggaaaacaaaacctagcagcaataaaagcatttttatcaTCCTCACTAAAACCCACGTCTCTTCGAATAAAAGTGCAGTTTGCCTTCAATCTCAGTCACTAAAAAAAGGATCACAGTGCCTTTAAGGAGATTAAAAGTATTTTTGTTTCACCTAAAAATATGGGAACTGAGGCACAGGGGTAAAACACTGTGTTCTAGATGTGGGAGTTCTGGTTGCGCTCTGCCTCCCAGGCCAAACAACATGGCTTCCTACAGGGCTCGCAACCATCTCGCAGGGGAAACGGTATATATAGAAGATATCCAAGACGGCGTGTCAACGTACAGTTAAGGGCGGACGCAggatattttcatatttatttggCTTCTCACATGCACTTTTACACAAGACATTTAAGAATGTGCAAATTCTGTTCAGTATTCTGTGAGGAAGAAACTGCAGAGTCTTACTGGATTAATCATACGGCGCGCCAGTTTGTGTTTCCATTCAGGTTTTCCTTTCTCCATTTGGCTGTGCAAAGGTTTGCCTTCAGGGTACGAAGCAGAGATCGACATTT
Coding sequences:
- the kctd4 gene encoding BTB/POZ domain-containing protein KCTD4, whose translation is MEWNLGRMESELRHINPDLLQPSKSFKKPSSGTITINVGGFLYTAHRTTLAKHQGSFLEELANGKKPVQHTDSMGNPFIDRDGPVFRHVLNYLRTGELQLPDDFREAGLLRREADFYRLSELVEAVAEWESLRAAQRETAFLEMTDSHERSQGLKVYCSDPVFLDKVKARLVQISKSRLDGFPEEFEVSSNVIQFRHFIKSEPGSRLVLKEDSTFLCTLDCLKLETVMLALRSGFKMVTSLDSSKGSVVAAEALHFIK